The following coding sequences lie in one Epinephelus moara isolate mb chromosome 17, YSFRI_EMoa_1.0, whole genome shotgun sequence genomic window:
- the LOC126404694 gene encoding pyrin-like: MAAKSCLVCQVSYCVVHLTPHLRDPILTKHRLTDPATFATSHLCRSHNKLLDMFCKREQKPVCMQCRESNHRHHQIVPLEKESKRIKTQLKMVEAEYQQMVKDRLKKLAEIKTSGELSKTNNEQEIQTSIEVATTVISIIEKNQASLIEEIEQKQSAAEREEEELVNELRREINELQGRQSELQHLEQTDDPLHLLQSFPSLITPLFTKDWSQVSVQSDGCVGTVRRAFSKLVDVCQQLEKKLSADEIRKATRYAVDVTLDPVTASGWLCLSPDGKQVSLSLQQKKPPPPDDPLRFDSCVSVLGKQSFTSGKSYWVVQVGDKTDWDLGVAKESINRKGSITVRPDSGYWAICRRKGGSLSACAGPSVTLHLQDPPQKVGVFLDYNEGMVSFYDAEANTHIYTYSGCNFTEPLYPYLNPCLHDNGKNTAPLIVCPVEVGLAEEIDRF, from the exons ATGGCGGCCAAGTCGTGCCTCGTCTGCCAGGTGTCTTACTGTGTAGTCCACCTGACGCCTCATCTAAGGGATCCAATTTTGACGAAGCACAGACTGACAGATCCGGCCACCTTTGCCACTAGTCACCTCTGCAGAAGTCACAACAAGCTCCTGGATATGTTTTGCAAAAGGGAACAGAAACCTGTCTGTATGCAATGCAGAGAGAGCAACCACAGACACCATCAGATCGTCCCGCTTGAGAAGGAGAGCAAGAGAATCAAG ACTCAGTTGAAGATGGTCGAAGCTGAGTATCAGCAGATGGTCAAAGACAGACTCAAAAAGCTTGCAGAGATCAAGACCTCGGGGGAGCTGAGCAAA ACAAATAATGAACAAGAGATACAAACAAGCATTGAAGTCGCCACCACGGTGATAAGCATCATTGAGAAAAACCAGGCTTCGCTCATTGAGGAGATCGAGCAGAAGCAGTCGGCGgctgagagggaggaggaagagcttGTCAATGAGCTCAGGCGGGAAATCAATGAATTGCAGGGGAGACAAAGTGAGCTGCAACACCTGGAGCAAACCGATGACCCTCTTCATCTCCTGCAG AGTTTCCCCTCTCTGATTACTCCACTGTTCACCAAGGACTGGTCCCAGGTCAGTGTCCAGTCGGACGGCTGCGTAGGGACAGTGAGGAGAGCATTCTCCAAGCTGGTGGACGTGTGCCAGCAACTTGAAAAGAAACTGTCTGCAGACG aaatTAGGAAGGCAACTCGGTATGCAG TGGATGTGACTCTGGATCCAGTGACTGCCTCGGGTTGGCTGTGTCTGTCCCCAGATGGGAAACAG GTGAGCCTCAGCCTCCAGCAGAAGAAACCTCCCCCCCCTGACGACCCCCTCAGGTTTGACTCCTGCGTCTCCGTCTTGGGGAAACAAAGCTTCACCTCTGGGAAAAGTTACTGGGTGGTTCAG GTTGGAGATAAAACAGACTGGGATCTCGGCGTGGCCAAGGAGTCTATCAACAGGAAGGGGTCCATCACAGTGCGTCCTGACAGCGGTTACTGGGCGATCTGCCGGCGAAAAGGCGGCAGCCTCAGCGCCTGCGCCGGCCCCTCCGTCACACTCCACCTCCAGGATCCTCCCCAGAAAGTCGGCGTCTTCCTGGACTACAACGAAGGAATGGTGTCCTTCTACGACGCAGAAGCAAATACTCACATTTACACTTACAGCGGGTGCAACTTCACTGAGCCCCTATACCCGTATTTAAACCCCTGTCTCCATGACAACGGGAAGAACACCGCTCCGctgattgtctgtcctgttGAGGTTGGGCTCGCTGAGGAGATCGACAGATTTTGA